The genomic window ACCTCTTGTATACCAAACTAACGTAGTTCGTGGTGCAAAGGCTTGGATTTAAAGCATAAAATTTTGGGCTGGGAGGGGAAAGGTAGGGAATTCTGGATTCATGGCTTAAAAcaaagtcaaaattataaatttataatataacTTATATCTGGAGTTAAACCATTCATATAAACAATACTAACaaccaaaaagaaagaaaggaacacGGGTACCTTATGGCAGTTCTGAAGGTTAGAGCAAGCagaaaatagtaaaatagatgaTGATTGGAGCAGAAAGGACTTCAGATGATTACTGATAATTGGATACTCATATAATAGATGATAATGCAGCTATAATAATCAATCAAGTTTGAGTTATGAAGTTGGGTGCAGAAGTTATATGTAATGTAATTTATTAGATTCATAGCAATTGTTTTTACCTCCATCGATCAAAGCAGCTCTTGgagtatactattattttattccttGGAAATCCAGGATTAATGCTAGTAATTTGTATCCTTTTAATAATCTCATAGTCTTTAAAGGTTTCCAAAAAATTTTAGGGACAGTCTAGAAGGTTTACTCTCAGAATATAGACAACTGAATTTCTCACCATGTGCAATCTAGAGCAAACTCACCTGAAGATGATGAGACCCCATACATTGGAAGTGTTTAAACTAATCATAGAGAACATCCTGATTTCTAAATTAAAAATAGAACTTCAGTAGATCAAAGCATGTAAACAGTCTTTAAGTATACAGATAGTCATACGTCAAAACTCAACAATATGCTCTATCTTGTACTAGTTACTAGTTGTCCAAGGCCACATGGCTAATGAAGAATGGTAATGTAATGTACTATTCCCTCCCATTCTCTTTGTTTTGATATTTTTGGTAGGAGAAGGCAGCTTTTATTTTCTGCGTGGAGGATAGGGCCCTTTTCTGCCGGGAGTGCGATGAACCTATCCATGTTGCTGGTACCCTTTCCGGTGATCATCAGCGCTATCTAGCTACCGGCATCCGGGTTGCCCCGAGTTCAATGTGCAAGAAGGACACTGAGAAGGGTCAATCGGAGCCATCAAACAACAGCTCCATGCACCTTGCTCCAAAGGTTCCAGCAACACAACAAGCCCCATCAACATTCACACCCTCAACATGGGCTGTTGATGAGTTCCTCCAGCTGTCAGACTATGAATCCAGTGACAAGGTGAGACTGTCAAAGTTCTCCATTTATTCGTGTAGACATGAGGTTCTCAAACTCTTGATTCATTCAGTTGCAGAAGGAGTCTTCTATTGGATTTGGAGAGTTGGAATGGTTTGCGGACATCGGTCTTTTCAACGACCAGATGCCCAAGGGAACCTTGATGACAGCAGCCGAAGTACCCGAGCTTCCAAACTCACAATCAAGCAATGCAGCCTTCTACAGACCAAACAAATACGGTAACATCTCCTCCAAGAAGCCTAGAATTGAGCTCTCTGATGATGAGGAGTATTTCACTGTCCCTGATCTTGGATAAACTGAAGCTCGCCAATCTCTGTATTAGTCCAATTGTGATCTCCATATAGCATACAtacagagagagaaagagacacATCTATGCATCTATCTACATTTCTACAGAAAAGCAGATGGATACATGGATGGGTAAATATCAGCAGATGGTATTACGTGTTATCTTAAATGTTTGGGTAGAAAAAGGTTTTAAGTGTGGCAATATTACTGATATCCTCAGTGCTGTTATTGGTAAGATTGGCTTGTATCAATACTGAATTGGCTTTTCTAATGTATTCACTGTAACTTCACATGTTACTGCTTAAGGAATTGAATTGGGTTTGGAATATTTTTGGAACAGATATCTCAAAGAGTGCAAAGTGATATTTGTGTTGGCTTTTGGGAGATTTTACTTGCACCTACTGCAGTGGTTGAGATTTTATTCGCAAGGCTTCAGCTGGGGGCAGGTAAAGAAGCCAGCTTGTACCGCATAAGCGGACAAAGCAACTTAAAGAACATAGAAACCCCTAGTTTTAGACATGTTCTTTTCCTCTTTATAAGCATTAGGTTTTATCATTTCCTcctccaagtttttttttttttggatgaagttGGGAGGGGGGGGTCCCACCTGTGTTTTATTTAAGAGAAGTGTATTTACAACTTCCACCAGCCTGCCACTTGAGTTGCGGCCTATTCTGGTGGGGAAAAGTATAAGCACAGGGATTTACATCATGTCCCACACTTTAATAAAATATGCAGCGAAAACTTAGTTTTGGCTCTTTGGGGAATGAGAAGTAATGAACCTGTAAACAACGTGATACTTCTTCCCATGCAACCCACTGAGGGCAATCTCTAATTTTAGCCTCTAGGCTGTTCACTGCCAACGCCATCAGTCAGTAGGTTACCCAAGTTGGTAAGTTCAGTTTTGGATCGCCCATTGGAGGTTGCTGCCCAGTCTTGCAACTGCCTCCAAATTTTTTGGAATAGATAGAGAATTGGGAGTTCAATATTCTAATATTTCGTTCCTTCCACAAGCTCCAACAAATGGACAAGGCCATGCCATTCTCACCCACTTATCTTTGAAACATAATCCCCGGGAAGTCCAATATTCATTGTTTGATGGCAAAGGAGTCTGCTGTTGAATGCTTtttctaattaatataaaaaaaaatttatttacataaataatttaatttttaatttatttatcaaattgatgtaaaaatgataaaacgtcattttgaatgatattttatcatcGCCACGTCACCTCCCATTTTCCACATagacgatgtcaaaaaaaaatataaataaaaaacatCAAATAATATGGCGATTTTAAAAACGCTATATTATTTGGCGATTTTAATTTTttccccaaaaaaaagaaaaaaaacggtaaaaactagaaaaaaaataaaaattttaaatttataaaaaaataaaaattttaattttgatgaaaataaaaattatcatttaaaattagttttcccatttcaaattatctttttaaaaaatatctaaaaaaaattggtgtaaaaaaaaataaaaataccataaaaaagaattgaaaggaaatagaaattataattctaaattttaaaaaattaaaaattttaattttaattcaaataaaaattatcatttcaaattacaatctccttttcaaattaattttttttaaaaaatatcataaaagaagaataaaatgagaaaaaaataaaaa from Elaeis guineensis isolate ETL-2024a chromosome 9, EG11, whole genome shotgun sequence includes these protein-coding regions:
- the LOC105051460 gene encoding B-box zinc finger protein 24 codes for the protein MKIQCDVCEKAPATLICCADEAALCASCDIEVHAANKLASKHQRLLLQCLSNKLPRCDICQEKAAFIFCVEDRALFCRECDEPIHVAGTLSGDHQRYLATGIRVAPSSMCKKDTEKGQSEPSNNSSMHLAPKVPATQQAPSTFTPSTWAVDEFLQLSDYESSDKLQKESSIGFGELEWFADIGLFNDQMPKGTLMTAAEVPELPNSQSSNAAFYRPNKYGNISSKKPRIELSDDEEYFTVPDLG